One segment of Herbaspirillum hiltneri N3 DNA contains the following:
- a CDS encoding cupin domain-containing protein, producing the protein MNERVSTPAELISRLRLLPHPEGGHFRETYRAAMEVARASDGLIRSASTAIYYLLCAGERSAWHRIKSDEMWHFYDGSPLHIYVLEQTGNLTVLRLGNPVIHDGAEFQALVPAGAWFAAECADPQGHSLVGCTVAPGFEFEEFELADKEVLTRTWPQHAQVIERLA; encoded by the coding sequence ATGAATGAACGTGTTTCCACACCCGCAGAACTGATTTCTCGCCTTCGTCTCCTGCCGCATCCTGAGGGCGGTCACTTCAGGGAAACCTATCGTGCCGCAATGGAAGTTGCGCGAGCAAGCGATGGACTCATCCGCTCAGCCTCAACTGCGATCTACTATTTGCTATGCGCCGGTGAGAGATCTGCCTGGCATCGGATCAAGTCCGATGAAATGTGGCATTTCTATGACGGGTCGCCCCTGCACATTTACGTCCTCGAGCAGACCGGCAATCTGACCGTGCTCCGCTTGGGCAATCCCGTGATCCACGACGGCGCAGAATTCCAGGCATTGGTGCCTGCCGGCGCTTGGTTCGCCGCGGAATGCGCAGATCCGCAAGGCCATTCCCTGGTTGGATGCACGGTGGCCCCGGGCTTCGAATTCGAGGAATTCGAACTCGCCGACAAAGAGGTGCTCACGCGGACCTGGCCTCAGCATGCGCAGGTGATTGAACGCCTCGCGTAA
- a CDS encoding HD-GYP domain-containing protein: MADTRFLHRHSRIQSTLQFQASGQWLVCPEWVTWVQMLHAVNPRQIFRLLIMNLIPIGEVSAQIHCGAPLPWNVRDVEGKLLLARGHLVETMAMQHNLLRRGVFVDADEVQASRESSPLLFGGTQRPVLPFAAQWDAVEKRLTALLANYRDAQFLSGIRDVESMITIASEEHADQTIYSVIRHDQERFAAYGITHSIHVACVCSILAKRLGWSKKNRETVINAALTMNLSIIGLQGELARSESAPTRQQRQLIHVHPAESVRMLQDAGVTDEDWLQAVEQHHESPNGGGYPYGTKHKLSELSQMIRFADIFTAKYSARKNRAAMPSRQAAQSVYLASDGHPIASALLKEFGIYPPGCFVLLKSGETAVTIRRGHTPTAPLVAVVRDKNGLPIKEPLLRDTVLPQYAVLRTLPNQPTQYDTAIQRLYTLTAE, encoded by the coding sequence ATGGCCGACACCCGTTTTCTGCATCGCCATTCACGGATTCAATCGACGCTCCAGTTCCAGGCGTCCGGGCAGTGGCTTGTATGTCCGGAGTGGGTGACTTGGGTGCAGATGCTCCATGCGGTTAATCCAAGACAAATCTTTCGTTTGCTCATCATGAATCTGATACCGATTGGAGAAGTCTCCGCGCAGATCCACTGTGGCGCGCCGCTGCCCTGGAATGTCCGGGATGTGGAAGGGAAGTTGTTGCTGGCGCGCGGCCATCTGGTCGAGACGATGGCGATGCAGCACAACCTTTTGCGGCGCGGTGTGTTTGTGGATGCGGACGAGGTTCAGGCCAGCCGGGAATCGTCGCCATTGCTGTTTGGTGGCACCCAGCGCCCGGTATTGCCATTCGCTGCACAGTGGGACGCTGTGGAAAAACGCTTGACTGCGCTGCTCGCGAATTATCGCGACGCGCAATTCCTGAGCGGAATCCGCGACGTGGAATCCATGATCACCATCGCCTCGGAAGAACACGCCGACCAGACAATCTATTCGGTCATCCGGCACGATCAGGAGCGCTTCGCTGCCTACGGAATCACGCATTCGATCCACGTCGCATGCGTCTGCAGCATTCTCGCCAAACGGCTCGGTTGGTCGAAGAAGAACAGGGAAACCGTCATCAACGCCGCGTTGACGATGAATCTGTCCATCATCGGCTTGCAAGGCGAACTTGCGCGGAGTGAGAGTGCGCCCACCAGGCAACAGCGGCAACTGATACACGTGCACCCGGCTGAAAGCGTGCGCATGCTGCAGGATGCCGGTGTGACCGATGAGGACTGGCTGCAGGCGGTTGAACAACATCACGAAAGCCCGAATGGCGGCGGTTATCCCTACGGCACGAAACACAAGCTCAGCGAATTGTCGCAAATGATCCGGTTCGCCGATATCTTCACCGCCAAGTATTCCGCACGCAAGAACAGGGCGGCGATGCCATCGAGACAGGCTGCCCAGTCGGTTTATCTGGCGAGCGACGGACATCCGATTGCATCGGCGCTGCTCAAGGAATTCGGCATCTATCCGCCGGGTTGTTTTGTGCTGCTGAAAAGCGGCGAGACGGCGGTGACGATCCGGCGCGGCCATACGCCGACGGCGCCTTTGGTGGCTGTGGTACGAGACAAGAACGGCTTGCCGATCAAGGAGCCGCTGCTGCGCGACACCGTATTGCCGCAATATGCCGTTCTGCGCACGCTTCCCAATCAGCCCACGCAGTACGATACGGCCATTCAAAGGTTGTACACCTTGACGGCTGAGTAG